AAAAAACACGGATAGCACGAATGTTTATGGTAAATGTTTTAGCAATGCCTATTTGACTACCTCCACTAAAATCCTGGAACCACTGAAAACTATCGTTTTGAGGCGTGACGCTCCAGTAGTAATCATTCAGAAATCCTCCGATCTGTGTTTTGGACAGAAACATCAAATTAAGTTCATATTTTGTAGGAATTCTCCAGTCCTTGAAATTTTTCCCGATGGTGTTGTGACTGGCGGGATCGCTAACCTTATTTTGTGCTTCATAATAAGTGGCAACACCCTGATCCTGTGTTGCCGCAACAAGCCCATGTTTACCATTCGGAGTCACATAAAACACATAACCTCCCAATTCAGGATGCAACCCTATGGTATAAGTCGGCTCCCTGTCCACCCAGCTGTAATGACCTGAGCCATCGGTGACAAGCACCTGACCATTGGTTCCTCCCACTGGCAATTCTATTTCGTTGGTGGGATCGGCATCTGCGTCATTTACTGCATCCGTAAAAGTTCCTCCACCTTTTGAAAGAGTGACCAGATTACCGGATTTGCTGATGGTTTGCAATTCATTGCTGGCACTCCAATCGCCATCCGCTATTACGTGTGCATTGGCGGTTGCCAAAGCAGTTGCCGCATCTGAAGCGGCCTGGCTTGCCTTGGCCAGGGCAGTGGCGACTTCAGCAGATTCATCAAGACTACTGAGATCAATAACATGAGTGGTCCCGGCCTCCGTAATTCTTAAATAAGTACCGTTGAAATTGGTTCCGGTTATAAGCTCATTGGTTGGACTCATATCGCCATCTGCCGCAACGTGTGCATTGATCAGGTTCTTGATCGTCAAAAGGACTACGTCAACATAATTTTTCGTGGCAGCATCCTGCATATCAACGGGATCCTT
This sequence is a window from Lewinellaceae bacterium. Protein-coding genes within it:
- a CDS encoding DUF1566 domain-containing protein, giving the protein MKKIISVLGFSLLILAMLSAQNVPRGINYQAMARDAKGLVLADQAISLKISLLADKPEGKLLYSEIHDVTTSPLGLFNIVIGEGLAGIGEFDQIPWGNSEVWMDIALAQDQNDEFVSLATTRLLTVPYAFHAATAGVLVGDNPTEKLAGPYWKTNGNDGVNSLYQFLGTVDANDLVFKTNYMERMRLLAGGDLWMSKNSIKNLKDPVDMQDAATKNYVDVVLLTIKNLINAHVAADGDMSPTNELITGTNFNGTYLRITEAGTTHVIDLSSLDESAEVATALAKASQAASDAATALATANAHVIADGDWSASNELQTISKSGNLVTLSKGGGTFTDAVNDADADPTNEIELPVGGTNGQVLVTDGSGHYSWVDREPTYTIGLHPELGGYVFYVTPNGKHGLVAATQDQGVATYYEAQNKVSDPASHNTIGKNFKDWRIPTKYELNLMFLSKTQIGGFLNDYYWSVTPQNDSFQWFQDFSGGSQIGIAKTFTINIRAIRVF